A region from the Chitinophaga sp. Cy-1792 genome encodes:
- a CDS encoding IPT/TIG domain-containing protein → MTKHIYTCCLFGVMAFAGCKKDTVASHVAGAAMTIDNFTPETGGRTTEILISGSNFATDTSQLSVTINGKKCTIVNSNLGQLMAIVPKQCGTGLIVVKSGNDSVTSTKPFNYIFTRTVSTLAGSGKAGYANGNGTQAQFNFNGQNWYRASGIAVDDQLNVYVADVGNSCIRKIDSAGNVSLFAGKPGVSGFAEGKGSDAKFSLVYGMAIDEQGNLYTADPGNWDIRKITPDGTATVLKWGAVGPWFAGYDKVSKKVYYSSADSPGGVWRINDDGSEDKIVGGINYPGGIAFDVQGNLFVSSNGDHTVLKFDANTWKQTVIAGKTGVPGYVNGTAADARFAFPWGLTLDRQGNIYLAGDGLVVGTGNADQSVRFLTAGTYDVSTYAGSSTEGFTNGMGEAAAFAGPLGVALDKNGVLYVIDKNNNAVRKIISE, encoded by the coding sequence ATGACTAAGCATATATATACCTGTTGTCTGTTTGGGGTGATGGCATTTGCAGGATGTAAGAAAGATACAGTGGCATCGCATGTGGCGGGAGCTGCTATGACGATAGATAATTTCACGCCGGAGACAGGTGGCCGTACCACGGAGATCCTGATCAGCGGCAGCAATTTCGCCACTGATACCAGTCAGCTTTCGGTGACCATCAATGGTAAAAAATGTACTATCGTTAATTCCAATCTGGGTCAGCTGATGGCGATTGTTCCGAAGCAGTGTGGTACGGGTCTTATCGTGGTGAAATCCGGTAACGACAGCGTAACGAGTACCAAACCCTTTAACTATATTTTTACGCGTACCGTCAGTACGCTGGCTGGTAGCGGCAAAGCGGGATATGCCAATGGCAATGGTACGCAGGCACAGTTCAACTTCAATGGGCAGAACTGGTACAGGGCTTCCGGTATTGCAGTAGATGATCAGTTGAATGTTTATGTAGCAGATGTGGGGAATTCGTGTATCCGTAAGATAGATAGTGCGGGGAATGTGAGTCTGTTTGCCGGAAAGCCTGGTGTCAGTGGTTTTGCAGAAGGCAAGGGCTCCGACGCAAAATTTTCTTTGGTCTATGGTATGGCCATTGATGAGCAGGGTAATTTATATACGGCAGATCCCGGCAACTGGGATATACGGAAAATCACGCCTGACGGCACTGCTACCGTATTGAAATGGGGGGCCGTGGGCCCCTGGTTTGCAGGCTATGATAAGGTGTCGAAAAAAGTATACTATTCTTCGGCTGATAGTCCGGGGGGAGTATGGCGTATCAATGATGACGGCAGTGAAGACAAGATCGTTGGTGGTATTAATTATCCCGGTGGTATTGCCTTTGATGTACAGGGGAACCTTTTTGTAAGCTCCAATGGCGACCATACCGTTTTGAAGTTTGATGCCAATACCTGGAAGCAGACGGTTATTGCCGGGAAAACAGGCGTGCCTGGTTATGTAAACGGTACTGCTGCTGACGCACGTTTTGCGTTCCCGTGGGGACTTACACTAGACAGGCAGGGGAATATTTACCTGGCAGGAGATGGATTGGTCGTAGGTACCGGTAATGCCGACCAGAGCGTTCGTTTTCTCACCGCAGGGACTTATGATGTAAGTACCTATGCCGGTAGCAGTACAGAAGGGTTTACAAATGGTATGGGCGAAGCAGCTGCTTTTGCGGGGCCGTTGGGCGTGGCTTTGGACAAGAATGGCGTTTTGTATGTGATAGATAAAAATAATAATGCAGTTAGAAAAATTATATCTGAATAA
- a CDS encoding S8/S53 family peptidase: MLSIELDAAYSMVQLNDLMHQTSGQPGIHVGIIDGPVDTSHEDLSGSQFNATGDVRVSCQSNASFACTHGTFVAGILAARRTAPCPGIIPGCTFTARPIFCEAGDINQCPEVTIGHLVEAVRSVMNRGARVINLSLGISGVDLKRENQQILQSTFDEAFQRGIIIVGASGNHGRIGHNPLFDHPWVIPVVACKRNGSPMEHSNIGRSIGMRGLMAPGWGLQHIKSGGGYTALWGTSVAAPFVTGSISLLWSLYPQATPGDIHAAFTKSQPGRRGIIPPLLNVTQSKSYLERLLETR; encoded by the coding sequence ATGCTGTCAATTGAACTGGATGCTGCCTATAGTATGGTGCAATTAAACGATTTAATGCATCAAACGAGTGGGCAGCCAGGCATACACGTAGGAATTATCGATGGCCCTGTAGATACCTCGCATGAAGATCTATCCGGATCGCAATTTAATGCAACAGGAGATGTACGTGTGAGCTGCCAATCGAACGCAAGTTTTGCTTGTACGCATGGTACTTTCGTAGCAGGTATTTTAGCTGCGCGAAGAACAGCGCCATGTCCGGGAATTATTCCTGGCTGCACATTTACTGCGCGACCAATTTTCTGTGAAGCAGGAGATATTAATCAATGTCCGGAAGTAACAATAGGCCACCTGGTAGAAGCTGTGCGTTCGGTGATGAATAGGGGAGCGCGGGTGATTAATTTAAGTTTGGGTATATCGGGTGTTGACCTGAAGCGGGAAAATCAACAAATCTTACAATCCACCTTCGATGAAGCATTTCAACGTGGTATAATTATCGTAGGGGCAAGTGGCAATCATGGGAGAATCGGGCATAACCCGTTATTCGATCATCCCTGGGTAATTCCCGTAGTGGCATGCAAGCGAAACGGTTCCCCTATGGAGCATTCAAATATTGGTCGTAGCATAGGCATGCGCGGGTTGATGGCACCAGGATGGGGCTTACAACATATAAAATCCGGTGGCGGATATACAGCGTTATGGGGAACCAGTGTGGCAGCACCATTTGTAACTGGCAGCATCTCATTGTTATGGTCATTATACCCACAAGCAACCCCCGGCGATATACATGCTGCTTTTACAAAATCGCAACCAGGTAGGCGAGGCATAATTCCACCTTTATTGAATGTCACACAGAGCAAATCATATTTAGAACGACTCTTAGAAACCAGGTAA
- a CDS encoding LamG-like jellyroll fold domain-containing protein, whose product MTKITIPKFDPVYNTVIALGGNSADYLLANPVNSFVTKSFTIECWMLADNNTTGTILSYTLAGEKSLVITDPSNINIYINNEHLADTNVSFVDADSGIGEWCYFSLTWESTTGNLLLYKDGSLVYSTLLAANTTIPPDGSLVIGQLQGGAATNMSNPFKGKITQFRIWDNVRPEYYIEQDMNRNIYGNGVLASWQLSSLHLPVNQITGGWYVKDNELESVLIGVVPQSFENESYLVRSVNNGLTWENPKPNKNNRYYNISLQQQSNTVWASLPGPGYNIWTSPDNGTTWADTYSDIHMSVNAAVPDLMLGIGTDNSLWAMVAGAAFAPFNADYPYSWVCALSSQIIYAITANHQLVLSTQGGTKGAFKPVATFTKPVKMVQANNNIVAVLTMEGEIYFSIDQAATWTELVTDSLMRIAFINIINYELWAVNTSNQVFRTTVNMKMIVNWPLNEGYGCFGFDDSGSNNNAYINGCSSQHGEEAWEISTIVRAPQFIESNTDMIPYIAENARRELYLDAKMEEKGPVIGEGLIAKIAEEATMMARRTTGKAAATATASQKVVAVPPKAVVAKPGSPKKAAPPSSSKK is encoded by the coding sequence ATGACTAAAATCACCATACCAAAATTTGACCCTGTGTATAATACAGTGATAGCACTGGGTGGTAATAGTGCGGATTATCTACTCGCGAATCCTGTGAATAGTTTCGTCACGAAATCTTTTACAATTGAATGCTGGATGCTGGCGGATAATAATACAACCGGAACTATCCTGTCGTATACGTTAGCAGGGGAAAAATCCCTTGTTATTACAGATCCGTCCAATATCAACATCTATATCAACAATGAACATCTTGCCGATACGAATGTCAGTTTCGTGGATGCTGATTCTGGTATTGGCGAATGGTGTTATTTTTCATTGACCTGGGAAAGCACAACAGGTAACCTGTTGTTATACAAAGATGGATCGTTGGTATATTCAACCCTGTTGGCGGCAAATACAACCATTCCTCCGGATGGATCACTGGTTATTGGCCAGCTGCAAGGCGGAGCGGCCACAAATATGAGCAACCCCTTTAAAGGGAAGATTACACAATTCCGTATCTGGGATAACGTGCGCCCTGAATATTATATTGAACAGGATATGAACCGGAATATTTACGGTAACGGTGTACTTGCCTCATGGCAATTGTCGAGCCTACACCTCCCGGTTAATCAAATTACAGGCGGCTGGTATGTTAAAGATAATGAACTGGAATCTGTCCTGATAGGTGTTGTTCCGCAGTCATTCGAAAATGAATCATACCTCGTACGGTCTGTGAATAACGGGTTGACATGGGAGAATCCCAAACCTAACAAAAATAATCGCTATTATAATATCTCGCTACAACAGCAAAGTAATACAGTATGGGCATCCTTACCTGGTCCCGGGTATAATATCTGGACTTCCCCGGATAACGGTACCACCTGGGCTGATACTTATAGTGATATCCATATGTCAGTTAATGCTGCTGTTCCGGATTTAATGTTGGGGATTGGAACAGATAATTCGTTGTGGGCAATGGTAGCAGGTGCTGCATTTGCACCATTTAACGCTGATTACCCGTATAGCTGGGTATGTGCCCTCTCCAGTCAGATTATTTACGCTATTACTGCCAATCACCAATTGGTATTATCAACACAAGGCGGTACAAAAGGTGCGTTCAAACCGGTAGCTACATTTACCAAACCGGTAAAAATGGTTCAGGCTAATAATAATATTGTAGCAGTTTTGACTATGGAGGGCGAGATCTATTTCTCCATCGATCAGGCGGCTACATGGACGGAATTAGTAACGGATTCCCTGATGCGCATTGCTTTTATCAATATCATCAATTATGAGCTTTGGGCAGTTAACACATCGAACCAGGTATTTCGTACAACGGTAAATATGAAGATGATCGTGAATTGGCCGTTGAATGAAGGATATGGCTGCTTTGGATTTGATGATTCAGGTAGCAACAATAACGCGTATATCAACGGCTGTTCTTCGCAGCATGGTGAGGAAGCCTGGGAAATCTCTACGATCGTTCGGGCGCCGCAATTCATTGAAAGTAATACTGATATGATCCCATACATTGCAGAGAACGCCAGGAGAGAATTATATCTCGATGCAAAAATGGAGGAGAAAGGCCCTGTAATAGGGGAAGGATTGATCGCTAAAATAGCTGAAGAAGCGACTATGATGGCACGTAGAACAACAGGCAAGGCTGCGGCTACCGCTACCGCATCACAAAAAGTAGTAGCTGTACCCCCAAAAGCAGTAGTTGCGAAACCTGGATCGCCCAAAAAAGCAGCCCCCCCTTCATCATCTAAGAAGTAA
- a CDS encoding right-handed parallel beta-helix repeat-containing protein, which produces MKTYWLTGLLITTVACSSGTPDRTGVVVTPAVHSIYVTVYGNDNAAGDVDHPLKTINVALGKARPGDSVILRGGTYQQLVAVNAAGTVNAPIVLTAMAGERVLLDGTGMIVSASTSMLTISGSRYVTVNGLEICNLKTTTPWVDVSGATINAGSTDIIFRNNKIYNIENNVAPEQGRSGHGILVIGNTADPLQRITVEDNEIHDTKTGYSENLTINGYVDGFIIRRNKIYNTENIGIDAAGGYAANANPALNYARNGLISGNELYTIDMTRGPVGGVHGHGAIGIYVDGARNIVVEQNKIHEADRGIGIVSENDAFPTSNCIVRNNFVYNSWRTGIYMGGYLGYTSGGTRNCYVVNNTLFMNNREAGAFGEIEGELRLTEQCFNNVVRNNLVYARPTDIFLHKYTNTGSGNIIDNNWYFTTGTPQWIWNSTNSNVYTDLLSWQQASGADAAAVYGQDPLLKDVNLPDLHLQAGSPARNKGFMLPDSVVGTLDIDGNPRISGGHLSIGAHQL; this is translated from the coding sequence ATGAAAACATATTGGTTAACCGGATTACTGATTACCACGGTGGCTTGCAGCAGTGGTACGCCTGATCGTACAGGCGTGGTCGTTACACCGGCAGTACATAGTATTTATGTGACAGTATATGGAAATGATAATGCGGCGGGTGATGTTGATCACCCGCTTAAAACGATCAATGTAGCGCTGGGGAAGGCCAGGCCGGGAGATTCTGTCATCCTGCGCGGAGGGACCTATCAGCAGCTGGTTGCCGTCAATGCAGCAGGAACGGTTAACGCACCCATCGTACTGACAGCGATGGCCGGAGAGCGTGTATTGCTGGATGGTACCGGCATGATCGTGAGTGCCAGCACCAGTATGCTTACCATCAGCGGTAGCAGGTACGTAACCGTAAACGGATTGGAAATCTGTAACCTGAAAACAACTACCCCCTGGGTAGATGTAAGTGGAGCTACCATCAATGCAGGTTCTACAGATATCATCTTCCGAAATAATAAAATTTACAACATAGAAAATAATGTGGCGCCTGAGCAGGGTAGAAGCGGCCATGGTATACTGGTTATCGGTAATACGGCAGATCCGCTGCAGCGCATTACTGTAGAGGATAATGAGATACATGATACCAAAACAGGATATAGTGAAAATCTTACCATCAATGGTTATGTAGATGGCTTTATCATCCGCAGGAATAAAATCTACAATACAGAAAACATAGGAATAGATGCTGCCGGTGGCTACGCCGCTAATGCCAATCCGGCGCTGAACTATGCGCGGAACGGACTTATCAGCGGGAATGAGCTGTACACTATCGATATGACGCGGGGGCCTGTAGGCGGGGTGCATGGCCATGGTGCCATTGGTATTTATGTAGATGGTGCCAGGAATATTGTGGTGGAGCAGAATAAAATCCATGAGGCCGACAGAGGCATCGGTATTGTTAGTGAGAACGATGCATTCCCTACCAGCAACTGTATCGTACGGAATAACTTCGTGTACAACAGCTGGCGTACCGGTATTTATATGGGCGGGTACCTGGGATATACGTCTGGCGGCACCCGTAATTGTTACGTGGTGAATAATACGCTGTTTATGAATAACCGGGAAGCGGGCGCTTTCGGGGAGATAGAAGGGGAGCTGCGACTGACAGAACAATGCTTTAATAATGTAGTGCGTAATAATCTCGTATATGCGCGTCCGACGGATATCTTTCTGCATAAATATACCAATACCGGGTCGGGCAATATCATTGATAACAACTGGTATTTTACTACCGGGACGCCGCAGTGGATCTGGAACAGCACTAACAGTAACGTGTATACGGATTTGCTGAGCTGGCAGCAGGCCAGTGGTGCGGACGCGGCTGCTGTATACGGCCAGGACCCGTTACTGAAGGATGTTAACTTACCCGACCTGCATTTACAGGCAGGGTCGCCGGCGAGGAACAAGGGTTTTATGTTACCTGATTCCGTTGTAGGCACGCTGGATATAGACGGGAATCCGCGTATCAGTGGTGGCCACTTATCCATCGGAGCGCACCAGTTATAA
- a CDS encoding M1 family metallopeptidase, which produces MRKHLLLLLMAVGYSAVQAQELYMPRNIRNAYTAQTRDKSGRPGPKYWQNKGNYDIHLKLSLPSRTVQGTETIQYTNNSPDTLKNLWIRFIPNLHKITAPRDGYHSNDFLTEGVTIDKFVYNGQELKFNNDFGTVGRIKLPTAVMPKGGAKVEITWHYDLSKESGREGMIDSTTAFAAYAYPRISVFDDYNGWDQIAHTDRAEFYNDFNDYTVSVTVPKNYVVWGTGNLLNPEEVLQPEFAAKLKASYTADNTINIASLKDNLAHKVTRQQDFNTWKFEAKHISDVVYGTSDHYVWDAGSSLLDTATGLRCSVQAAYNDTAADFHHSVEFARKSLGWFSNHWPGIKYPYPVMTAFQGYADMEYPMMVNDNTVEDDMFFAKLVQDHEMAHTYFPFYMGINETRYAFMDEGWATTFEYLIGIADVGKEKADDFYKRFRVARYISDPSTEEDQPIISMSNQVSGMGYGSNSYGKASLSYLALKDLLGDEEFKKALHMYMDTWHGKHPIPWDYFNIINTATGKNLNWFWQNWFFTNNYIDLAVAGVKGSAITIKNVGGFAIPFDMEVTDVNGEKRQYHYTPAIWQKNAREVVVQVPGKSAIKEVNIDGGIFMDATPADNNWKK; this is translated from the coding sequence ATGAGAAAGCATTTACTACTATTGTTAATGGCAGTAGGGTATTCGGCTGTACAGGCACAGGAACTGTATATGCCAAGGAATATCCGGAATGCCTATACCGCGCAAACCCGTGATAAAAGTGGCCGCCCGGGACCCAAATACTGGCAGAACAAAGGTAATTATGATATTCACCTGAAACTGAGCCTGCCATCGCGAACCGTACAGGGCACAGAAACCATCCAGTATACCAATAACAGCCCTGATACACTGAAAAATCTGTGGATCCGTTTCATTCCGAATCTTCATAAAATTACTGCGCCCCGTGATGGCTATCATAGCAATGATTTCCTGACAGAGGGCGTTACTATTGATAAATTTGTCTACAACGGCCAGGAGCTGAAATTCAACAATGATTTTGGCACCGTCGGGCGTATCAAGCTTCCTACGGCGGTTATGCCTAAAGGCGGGGCTAAGGTAGAGATTACCTGGCACTACGACCTGTCTAAGGAAAGCGGCCGTGAAGGCATGATTGACAGCACTACCGCCTTTGCAGCCTATGCATATCCGCGTATATCCGTTTTCGATGACTATAATGGATGGGACCAGATTGCCCATACCGACAGAGCGGAGTTTTACAATGATTTCAATGACTATACCGTGTCAGTCACCGTTCCTAAAAACTATGTGGTTTGGGGAACCGGTAATTTGCTGAACCCGGAAGAAGTATTGCAGCCTGAATTTGCCGCTAAGCTGAAAGCTTCTTACACCGCGGATAATACGATCAATATCGCTTCTCTGAAGGATAACCTGGCACATAAAGTGACCCGGCAGCAGGACTTTAACACCTGGAAATTTGAAGCAAAGCATATCAGTGATGTCGTTTATGGCACCAGTGACCACTATGTATGGGATGCCGGCAGCTCTCTGCTGGACACCGCCACCGGCTTAAGATGCAGCGTGCAGGCAGCTTATAATGATACAGCAGCAGATTTTCATCATTCAGTAGAGTTTGCAAGAAAATCGCTGGGATGGTTTTCGAATCACTGGCCTGGTATCAAGTATCCTTACCCGGTGATGACCGCATTCCAGGGTTATGCAGACATGGAATACCCGATGATGGTCAATGATAATACCGTAGAAGATGACATGTTCTTTGCCAAGCTGGTGCAGGACCATGAAATGGCGCATACCTATTTCCCTTTTTATATGGGTATCAATGAAACCCGCTATGCCTTTATGGACGAGGGTTGGGCTACCACCTTTGAATACCTGATCGGTATTGCCGATGTGGGCAAGGAGAAGGCAGATGATTTCTACAAACGTTTCAGGGTAGCTCGTTATATCAGTGATCCTTCCACGGAAGAAGATCAGCCTATCATCAGCATGTCTAACCAGGTGAGCGGCATGGGCTATGGTAGCAACTCCTACGGCAAGGCCTCTCTTTCCTATCTGGCGTTAAAGGATTTATTGGGAGATGAAGAATTTAAGAAAGCCCTGCATATGTATATGGACACCTGGCATGGCAAGCATCCTATTCCATGGGATTACTTTAACATCATCAATACTGCTACAGGCAAGAACCTGAACTGGTTCTGGCAGAACTGGTTCTTCACGAATAATTATATAGACCTGGCAGTAGCTGGTGTGAAGGGCAGCGCCATCACGATTAAGAATGTGGGTGGTTTCGCTATACCGTTCGATATGGAAGTAACGGATGTGAATGGTGAGAAGCGCCAGTATCACTATACACCGGCTATCTGGCAGAAGAACGCCAGAGAAGTGGTGGTGCAGGTGCCTGGCAAATCAGCCATCAAAGAAGTGAACATCGATGGCGGGATCTTCATGGATGCAACTCCTGCGGATAACAACTGGAAGAAGTAA
- a CDS encoding LuxR C-terminal-related transcriptional regulator — protein MIDQGGISTSKLSYFPFIISRDAIFFDALKCLPGLDDVSLLLPDLQDIFNLCGIVDKALMLFVDVDNYAVNMLVHFMQKVIYPNIVVIAITAECDVQKTIGYLRLGMRGVIMKDELSESLVHEIVNAYPSKGFPISNVITQRMIHTLVNNEHQPFDVDLSKREQQILHHLMKGASYKMIAGELGISIETVRHHIKRLYKKLGIKSKGEIIAKMMDTRTYNPFM, from the coding sequence ATGATTGACCAAGGTGGTATTAGCACAAGTAAATTATCATATTTTCCTTTTATTATTAGTAGAGACGCTATCTTTTTTGATGCCTTGAAATGCTTGCCAGGGTTGGATGATGTAAGTTTGTTATTACCCGATTTGCAAGATATTTTTAATTTATGTGGTATTGTAGATAAAGCTTTAATGTTGTTTGTTGATGTGGATAATTACGCGGTGAATATGCTGGTTCATTTTATGCAGAAAGTAATTTATCCTAACATAGTGGTGATTGCTATTACAGCTGAATGTGATGTGCAAAAAACAATTGGTTATTTGCGATTGGGGATGAGAGGTGTTATTATGAAAGATGAACTGAGTGAATCATTGGTGCATGAAATTGTGAATGCCTATCCCAGCAAAGGTTTCCCCATATCAAATGTGATTACTCAGCGTATGATTCATACATTAGTCAATAATGAGCATCAACCGTTTGATGTTGATTTAAGTAAACGGGAACAACAAATTTTGCATCATCTTATGAAAGGTGCCAGTTATAAAATGATAGCTGGCGAGTTGGGTATTTCTATTGAAACCGTGCGGCATCACATTAAGCGATTATATAAGAAACTTGGTATCAAATCCAAGGGGGAAATCATTGCTAAGATGATGGATACACGAACTTATAACCCTTTTATGTAG
- a CDS encoding DinB family protein, with amino-acid sequence MTILELLLKEFDAEAVTTRKMLQQVPTDKLGWKPHEKSMTMGRLATHIAELPTWIPMTFDLDGIDLDVTSNQYLTKESAEALMAYFEASLAEGRASLAKGTADQLDLDWTLSKGGQKLNTRSKLDVLRMVQHQIIHHRAQLGVYLRLLNIPIPGSYGPSADEHF; translated from the coding sequence ATGACTATTCTTGAATTGCTCCTGAAGGAATTTGATGCGGAAGCGGTTACCACCAGGAAGATGCTGCAGCAGGTGCCTACGGATAAGTTAGGCTGGAAGCCTCACGAGAAAAGTATGACGATGGGCAGGCTGGCTACGCATATCGCGGAGTTACCTACATGGATACCGATGACTTTTGATCTGGATGGTATAGACCTGGATGTTACCAGTAATCAATACCTCACGAAGGAGTCTGCCGAGGCATTGATGGCTTATTTTGAGGCGTCGCTGGCAGAAGGCCGTGCATCGCTGGCAAAAGGAACGGCGGATCAACTGGATCTGGACTGGACTTTAAGTAAAGGCGGGCAAAAGCTTAATACCAGGTCGAAGCTGGATGTACTGAGAATGGTGCAGCATCAGATTATACACCATCGGGCACAGTTGGGTGTATATCTGCGACTGCTTAATATTCCGATTCCCGGAAGTTATGGTCCGAGTGCGGATGAACATTTTTAG